A section of the Phycodurus eques isolate BA_2022a chromosome 4, UOR_Pequ_1.1, whole genome shotgun sequence genome encodes:
- the ddx61 gene encoding probable ATP-dependent RNA helicase DDX6 isoform X2 gives MGIFEMGWEKPSPIQEESIPIALSGRDILARAKNGTGKSGAYLIPLLERIDLKKGHIQALVIVPTRELALQMSQISIQLSKHLGRVKVMATTGGTNLRDDILRLDETVHVIIATPGRILDLMKKGLAKVDKIQMMVMDEADKLLSQDFVAIIEDIISFLPKNRQILLYSATFPMSVQTFMNKHLQKPYEINLMEELTLKGITQYYAYVTERQKVHCLNTLFSRLQINQSIIFCNSTQRVELLAKKITQLGYSCFYIHAKMMQEYRNRVFHDFRNGLCRNLVCTDLFTRGIDIQAVNVVINFDFPKSAETYLHRIGRSGRFGHLGLAINLITSEDRHSLKSIEDQLVTDIKPIPGNIDKSLYVAEFHSVDPNDDRPANTKQGAA, from the exons ATGGGGATCTTTGAAATGGGATGGGAGAAGCCATCACCTATACAG GAGGAAAGCATCCCCATCGCCTTGTCAGGCCGAGATATTTTGGCCCGTGCCAAAAACGGAACAGGCAAAAGTGGAGCCTACCTCATCCCTCTCCTGGAGAGAATAGACCTAAAGAAGGGTCACATTCAAG CCTTAGTCATAGTGCCCACACGAGAGTTGGCCCTGCAGATGAGCCAGATCAGTATTCAACTCAGCAAGCACCTTGGAAGAGTCAAGGTCATGGCCACCACCGGCGGCACCAACTTGAGGGATGACATCTTGCGGCTCGACGAGACGG TGCATGTAATAATCGCCACACCTGGAAGAATACTAGACCTGATGAAGAAGGGTCTGGCTAAAGTCGACAAGATACAAATGATGGTGATGGATGAG GCAGATAAGCTCCTCTCACAAGACTTTGTGGCCATCATTGAAGACATCATCAGCTTCTTACCGAAGAACCGGCAGATTCTGCTTTACTCCGCGACGTTCCCCATGAGTGTGCAGACATTCATG AACAAACACTTGCAGAAGCCTTATGAGATCAACCTTATGGAGGAGCTGACTCTGAAGGGCATCACTCAGTATTATGCGTATGTGACTGAAAGGCAGAAGGTCCACTGTCTCAATACGCTGTTTTCAAGG CTTCAGATCAATCAGTCCATCATCTTCTGTAACTCCACTCAGCGGGTAGAGCTCCTGGCCAAGAAGATTACCCAGCTGGGCTACTCGTGCTTCTACATCCACGCCAAGATGATGCAAGAGTACAGGAACCGTGTGTTCCATGACTTCCGTAACGGATTGTGCCGAAATTTGGTGTGCACAG acTTGTTCACACGGGGCATCGACATCCAGGCGGTCAACGTAGTCATTAACTTTGACTTCCCCAAAAGTGCAGAAACCTACTTGCATCGCATTGGAAGATCAG GGCGCTTCGGTCACCTGGGTCTGGCCATCAACCTGATCACGTCGGAGGACCGCCACAGTCTGAAGAGCATCGAGGACCAGTTGGTCACCGACATCAAGCCCATCCCCGGCAACATCGACAAGAGCCTGTACGTAGCAGAGTTTCACTCTGTGGACCCCAACGACGACAGACCAGCAAACACA